A stretch of the Vigna radiata var. radiata cultivar VC1973A chromosome 7, Vradiata_ver6, whole genome shotgun sequence genome encodes the following:
- the LOC106767309 gene encoding uncharacterized protein LOC106767309 isoform X2, producing MANALVCYLRIKERDNATELPVSRKEHSQFLSHVFLSHTQIIFQTPIYVSIFLLFFQTSLCTSFFFSVDSMTAAAMATAAGAAVTLYLLLRRRKKAEEEWSRARTLRVRPAQAPANLFESIVTLSETLRFTYSETIGKWPIADLAFGINSFMRKKGDLAVAGVYGGNGCVELKGPEVVADLEELLRLLTLCMFFSKKPFPEFLDSAGFSQDHVLLHSPKAELLKPAFTIIHDMQSRCFLLLIRGTHSIKDTLTAATGAMVPFHHSIVSDGQISNLVLGHAHCGMVAAARWIAKLCIPALLKALNECPDSKVKVIGHSLGGGTASLLTYILREQNELSSSTCVTFAPAACMTWELAESGKHFITTIINNSDMVPTLSSFSVDNLRSEVEHTKVLNVIYRSASTLGSHLQFISSAKGKVTGVGAILLPVASSTQVVIKHAQSVAKAVVKTMTAHSQNIGPLSKSKLNKLVKISLEAENISKSLLTESVSVLNKDEPNSSSGKSELDDADEEELVIHANEHITEGELWHELEKELEKQNILNILTQVEEADTENEIIEEDQLVNASNSMSTSGLLDSCFYPPGKIMHIVSAPPDESSSNSKEERIKLYETPRQLYSKFRLSKNMINDHYMPTYRTMIQLLIQQLKKDGFK from the exons ATGGCTAATGCTCTTGTATGTTATCTTCGCATCAAAGAAAGAGATAATGCAACTGAGCTTCCTGTTTCCAGAAAAGAACATTCTCAGTTCCTTTCACACGTTTTTCTTTCACACACTCAAATCATATTCCAAACTCCAATTTATGTCTCcattttccttctcttcttccaaACCTCTCTCTGCACATCATTCTTCTTCTCTGTCGATTCCATGACAGCCGCTGCAATGGCGACGGCCGCCGGAGCGGCGGTGACGTTGTACCTCTTGttgaggaggaggaagaaagcCGAAGAGGAGTGGTCGAGAGCGCGGACCCTGAGGGTGAGGCCAGCTCAGGCGCCGGCGAATCTGTTCGAGTCGATCGTGACGTTGTCGGAGACACTGAGATTCACTTACTCTGAGACTATTGGGAAATGGCCAATAGCAGATTTGGCCTTCGGCATCAATTCTTTCATGCGTAAAAAG GGTGATTTGGCAGTTGCGGGTGTGTATGGTGGAAATGGTTGTGTGGAGTTGAAAGGCCCTGAAGTTGTAGCCGACTTAGAGGAACTATTGAGGCTGTTGACTCTGTGTATGTTTTTCTCCAAAAAACCGTTTCCCGAATTTTTAGATTCTGCTGGATTCTCACAGGACCATGTCCTTCTCCACAGCCCCAAAGCTGAG CTTCTGAAGCCTGCATTCACTATTATACATGATATGCAGTCAAGATGTTTTCTTCTGTTGATCCGGGGAACTCATAGCATAAAAGACACACTGACAGCTGCAACTGGTGCTATGGTTCCTTTTCACCATTCCATTGTAAGTGATGGACAAATTAGCAACTTGGTTTTAGGACATGCACACTGTGGTATGGTTGCTGCTGCTCGTTGGATTGCAAAACTCTGCATTCCTGCATTACTTAAAGCACTTAATGAATGTCCAGACTCAAAAGTCAAG GTTATTGGACACTCACTTGGTGGTGGTACTGCATCACTGTTGACATATATTCTTAGAGAACAAAACGAGTTATCTTCAAGCACCTGTGTCACATTTGCTCCAG CCGCCTGTATGACATGGGAGTTAGCTGAATCAGGGAAGCACTTCATCACCACCATTATAAATAATTCCGACATGGTGCCCACATTATCATCTTTCTCTGTTGACAATCTTCGTTCTGAG GTTGAGCATACAAAGGTTCTGAATGTCATCTATCGCTCTGCAAGTACCCTTGGATCTCATTTACAATTTATATCCAGTGCAAAAGGAAAGGTAACTGGTGTAGGTGCTATTCTACTGCCAGTAGCCAGTAGTACCCAG GTTGTGATAAAGCATGCACAAAGTGTTGCAAAAGCTGTTGTTAAAACTATGACTGCACACAGTCAGAATATTGGTCCCCTGTCgaaatctaaattaaataagttgGTCAAAATTTCTCTTGAAGCAGAAAATATAAGTAAATCTCTTTTGACCGAAAGTGTGTCTGTACTTAATAAAGATGAACCAAACTCCTCTAGTGGAAAATCCGAACTTGATGACGCAGATGAAGAGGAATTAGTCATTCATGCCAATGAACACATTACAGAAGGTGAATTGTGGCATGAACTGGAGAAGGAACTTGAAAAACAGAATATATTGAACATCCTGACTCAGGTAGAAGAAGCAGATACAGAAAATGAGATAATTGAGGAAGATCAGCTTGTTAATGCTAGCAATTCAATGTCAACATCTGGCCTTCTAGATAGTTGTTTTTATCCCCCAGGTAAAATTATGCATATTGTCTCTGCACCTCCTGATGAATCTAGTTCAAACTCCAAGGAGGAACGTATCAAATTATATGAAACACCAAGACAGCTGTATAGCAAGTTCAGACTttcaaaaaatatgataaatgatCATTACATGCCAACATATAGAACAATGATCCAACTATTAATCCAGCAATTAAAGAAAGATGGTTTCAAATAG
- the LOC106767309 gene encoding uncharacterized protein LOC106767309 isoform X3, giving the protein MANALVCYLRIKERDNATELPVSRKEHSQFLSHVFLSHTQIIFQTPIYVSIFLLFFQTSLCTSFFFSVDSMTAAAMATAAGAAVTLYLLLRRRKKAEEEWSRARTLRVRPAQAPANLFESIVTLSETLRFTYSETIGKWPIADLAFGINSFMRKKGDLAVAGVYGGNGCVELKGPEVVADLEELLRLLTLCMFFSKKPFPEFLDSAGFSQDHVLLHSPKAELLKPAFTIIHDMQSRCFLLLIRGTHSIKDTLTAATGAMVPFHHSIVSDGQISNLVLGHAHCGMVAAARWIAKLCIPALLKALNECPDSKVKVIGHSLGGGTASLLTYILREQNELSSSTCVTFAPAACMTWELAESGKHFITTIINNSDMVPTLSSFSVDNLRSEVAASSWLNDLWNQVEHTKVLNVIYRSASTLGSHLQFISSAKGKVVIKHAQSVAKAVVKTMTAHSQNIGPLSKSKLNKLVKISLEAENISKSLLTESVSVLNKDEPNSSSGKSELDDADEEELVIHANEHITEGELWHELEKELEKQNILNILTQVEEADTENEIIEEDQLVNASNSMSTSGLLDSCFYPPGKIMHIVSAPPDESSSNSKEERIKLYETPRQLYSKFRLSKNMINDHYMPTYRTMIQLLIQQLKKDGFK; this is encoded by the exons ATGGCTAATGCTCTTGTATGTTATCTTCGCATCAAAGAAAGAGATAATGCAACTGAGCTTCCTGTTTCCAGAAAAGAACATTCTCAGTTCCTTTCACACGTTTTTCTTTCACACACTCAAATCATATTCCAAACTCCAATTTATGTCTCcattttccttctcttcttccaaACCTCTCTCTGCACATCATTCTTCTTCTCTGTCGATTCCATGACAGCCGCTGCAATGGCGACGGCCGCCGGAGCGGCGGTGACGTTGTACCTCTTGttgaggaggaggaagaaagcCGAAGAGGAGTGGTCGAGAGCGCGGACCCTGAGGGTGAGGCCAGCTCAGGCGCCGGCGAATCTGTTCGAGTCGATCGTGACGTTGTCGGAGACACTGAGATTCACTTACTCTGAGACTATTGGGAAATGGCCAATAGCAGATTTGGCCTTCGGCATCAATTCTTTCATGCGTAAAAAG GGTGATTTGGCAGTTGCGGGTGTGTATGGTGGAAATGGTTGTGTGGAGTTGAAAGGCCCTGAAGTTGTAGCCGACTTAGAGGAACTATTGAGGCTGTTGACTCTGTGTATGTTTTTCTCCAAAAAACCGTTTCCCGAATTTTTAGATTCTGCTGGATTCTCACAGGACCATGTCCTTCTCCACAGCCCCAAAGCTGAG CTTCTGAAGCCTGCATTCACTATTATACATGATATGCAGTCAAGATGTTTTCTTCTGTTGATCCGGGGAACTCATAGCATAAAAGACACACTGACAGCTGCAACTGGTGCTATGGTTCCTTTTCACCATTCCATTGTAAGTGATGGACAAATTAGCAACTTGGTTTTAGGACATGCACACTGTGGTATGGTTGCTGCTGCTCGTTGGATTGCAAAACTCTGCATTCCTGCATTACTTAAAGCACTTAATGAATGTCCAGACTCAAAAGTCAAG GTTATTGGACACTCACTTGGTGGTGGTACTGCATCACTGTTGACATATATTCTTAGAGAACAAAACGAGTTATCTTCAAGCACCTGTGTCACATTTGCTCCAG CCGCCTGTATGACATGGGAGTTAGCTGAATCAGGGAAGCACTTCATCACCACCATTATAAATAATTCCGACATGGTGCCCACATTATCATCTTTCTCTGTTGACAATCTTCGTTCTGAG GTTGCTGCATCATCTTGGTTGAATGATTTATGGAATCAGGTTGAGCATACAAAGGTTCTGAATGTCATCTATCGCTCTGCAAGTACCCTTGGATCTCATTTACAATTTATATCCAGTGCAAAAGGAAAG GTTGTGATAAAGCATGCACAAAGTGTTGCAAAAGCTGTTGTTAAAACTATGACTGCACACAGTCAGAATATTGGTCCCCTGTCgaaatctaaattaaataagttgGTCAAAATTTCTCTTGAAGCAGAAAATATAAGTAAATCTCTTTTGACCGAAAGTGTGTCTGTACTTAATAAAGATGAACCAAACTCCTCTAGTGGAAAATCCGAACTTGATGACGCAGATGAAGAGGAATTAGTCATTCATGCCAATGAACACATTACAGAAGGTGAATTGTGGCATGAACTGGAGAAGGAACTTGAAAAACAGAATATATTGAACATCCTGACTCAGGTAGAAGAAGCAGATACAGAAAATGAGATAATTGAGGAAGATCAGCTTGTTAATGCTAGCAATTCAATGTCAACATCTGGCCTTCTAGATAGTTGTTTTTATCCCCCAGGTAAAATTATGCATATTGTCTCTGCACCTCCTGATGAATCTAGTTCAAACTCCAAGGAGGAACGTATCAAATTATATGAAACACCAAGACAGCTGTATAGCAAGTTCAGACTttcaaaaaatatgataaatgatCATTACATGCCAACATATAGAACAATGATCCAACTATTAATCCAGCAATTAAAGAAAGATGGTTTCAAATAG
- the LOC106767309 gene encoding uncharacterized protein LOC106767309 isoform X1 — translation MANALVCYLRIKERDNATELPVSRKEHSQFLSHVFLSHTQIIFQTPIYVSIFLLFFQTSLCTSFFFSVDSMTAAAMATAAGAAVTLYLLLRRRKKAEEEWSRARTLRVRPAQAPANLFESIVTLSETLRFTYSETIGKWPIADLAFGINSFMRKKGDLAVAGVYGGNGCVELKGPEVVADLEELLRLLTLCMFFSKKPFPEFLDSAGFSQDHVLLHSPKAELLKPAFTIIHDMQSRCFLLLIRGTHSIKDTLTAATGAMVPFHHSIVSDGQISNLVLGHAHCGMVAAARWIAKLCIPALLKALNECPDSKVKVIGHSLGGGTASLLTYILREQNELSSSTCVTFAPAACMTWELAESGKHFITTIINNSDMVPTLSSFSVDNLRSEVAASSWLNDLWNQVEHTKVLNVIYRSASTLGSHLQFISSAKGKVTGVGAILLPVASSTQVVIKHAQSVAKAVVKTMTAHSQNIGPLSKSKLNKLVKISLEAENISKSLLTESVSVLNKDEPNSSSGKSELDDADEEELVIHANEHITEGELWHELEKELEKQNILNILTQVEEADTENEIIEEDQLVNASNSMSTSGLLDSCFYPPGKIMHIVSAPPDESSSNSKEERIKLYETPRQLYSKFRLSKNMINDHYMPTYRTMIQLLIQQLKKDGFK, via the exons ATGGCTAATGCTCTTGTATGTTATCTTCGCATCAAAGAAAGAGATAATGCAACTGAGCTTCCTGTTTCCAGAAAAGAACATTCTCAGTTCCTTTCACACGTTTTTCTTTCACACACTCAAATCATATTCCAAACTCCAATTTATGTCTCcattttccttctcttcttccaaACCTCTCTCTGCACATCATTCTTCTTCTCTGTCGATTCCATGACAGCCGCTGCAATGGCGACGGCCGCCGGAGCGGCGGTGACGTTGTACCTCTTGttgaggaggaggaagaaagcCGAAGAGGAGTGGTCGAGAGCGCGGACCCTGAGGGTGAGGCCAGCTCAGGCGCCGGCGAATCTGTTCGAGTCGATCGTGACGTTGTCGGAGACACTGAGATTCACTTACTCTGAGACTATTGGGAAATGGCCAATAGCAGATTTGGCCTTCGGCATCAATTCTTTCATGCGTAAAAAG GGTGATTTGGCAGTTGCGGGTGTGTATGGTGGAAATGGTTGTGTGGAGTTGAAAGGCCCTGAAGTTGTAGCCGACTTAGAGGAACTATTGAGGCTGTTGACTCTGTGTATGTTTTTCTCCAAAAAACCGTTTCCCGAATTTTTAGATTCTGCTGGATTCTCACAGGACCATGTCCTTCTCCACAGCCCCAAAGCTGAG CTTCTGAAGCCTGCATTCACTATTATACATGATATGCAGTCAAGATGTTTTCTTCTGTTGATCCGGGGAACTCATAGCATAAAAGACACACTGACAGCTGCAACTGGTGCTATGGTTCCTTTTCACCATTCCATTGTAAGTGATGGACAAATTAGCAACTTGGTTTTAGGACATGCACACTGTGGTATGGTTGCTGCTGCTCGTTGGATTGCAAAACTCTGCATTCCTGCATTACTTAAAGCACTTAATGAATGTCCAGACTCAAAAGTCAAG GTTATTGGACACTCACTTGGTGGTGGTACTGCATCACTGTTGACATATATTCTTAGAGAACAAAACGAGTTATCTTCAAGCACCTGTGTCACATTTGCTCCAG CCGCCTGTATGACATGGGAGTTAGCTGAATCAGGGAAGCACTTCATCACCACCATTATAAATAATTCCGACATGGTGCCCACATTATCATCTTTCTCTGTTGACAATCTTCGTTCTGAG GTTGCTGCATCATCTTGGTTGAATGATTTATGGAATCAGGTTGAGCATACAAAGGTTCTGAATGTCATCTATCGCTCTGCAAGTACCCTTGGATCTCATTTACAATTTATATCCAGTGCAAAAGGAAAGGTAACTGGTGTAGGTGCTATTCTACTGCCAGTAGCCAGTAGTACCCAG GTTGTGATAAAGCATGCACAAAGTGTTGCAAAAGCTGTTGTTAAAACTATGACTGCACACAGTCAGAATATTGGTCCCCTGTCgaaatctaaattaaataagttgGTCAAAATTTCTCTTGAAGCAGAAAATATAAGTAAATCTCTTTTGACCGAAAGTGTGTCTGTACTTAATAAAGATGAACCAAACTCCTCTAGTGGAAAATCCGAACTTGATGACGCAGATGAAGAGGAATTAGTCATTCATGCCAATGAACACATTACAGAAGGTGAATTGTGGCATGAACTGGAGAAGGAACTTGAAAAACAGAATATATTGAACATCCTGACTCAGGTAGAAGAAGCAGATACAGAAAATGAGATAATTGAGGAAGATCAGCTTGTTAATGCTAGCAATTCAATGTCAACATCTGGCCTTCTAGATAGTTGTTTTTATCCCCCAGGTAAAATTATGCATATTGTCTCTGCACCTCCTGATGAATCTAGTTCAAACTCCAAGGAGGAACGTATCAAATTATATGAAACACCAAGACAGCTGTATAGCAAGTTCAGACTttcaaaaaatatgataaatgatCATTACATGCCAACATATAGAACAATGATCCAACTATTAATCCAGCAATTAAAGAAAGATGGTTTCAAATAG
- the LOC106766839 gene encoding uncharacterized protein LOC106766839 isoform X2, which produces MAMAKTLPIHDLTHLSDFDALLSADDYISICGYGSLLSERSARSTFPNLVNFRIARLTGFRRLFNAVGALFFTHGVANIKTEIPAFIEREREYRFLAVVPQSLDGKPFTNPAVLCASYSDEEFFKFKCTEGKEKYFERYGKYKIHKIWRDDVLPCRVYLRHCALGAKSLGEEVYNNFLDHTFLGDRKTTIRQYFEKVGSKIMEEEPPQSLKTRYGG; this is translated from the exons ATGGCTATGGCTAAAACCTTGCCCATTCATGATCTCACTCACCTCTCCGATTTCGATGCCTTACTCTCCGCAGACGATTACATCTCCATTTGCGGTTATGGTTCTCTTCTCTCAG aGAGAAGTGCCAGAAGCACTTTTCCCAACCTCGTTAACTTTCGAATCGCCCGCTTAACCGGATTCCGTCGTCTCTTCAACGCCGTTGGAGCCCTCTTTTTCACTCACGGTGTTGCCAATATCAAAACTGag ATTCCAGCATTCATCGAAAGGGAACGCGAATATCGGTTTTTAGCT GTTGTTCCTCAATCACTAGATGGAAAGCCCTTTACCAATCCTGCA GTTCTCTGTGCTTCTTACAGTGATGAGGagttctttaaatttaaatgcacTG AGGGcaaggaaaaatattttgaacgGTATGGAAAGTATAAGATCCATAAGATCTGGCGGGATGATGTTTTGCCATGCCGTGTTTATCTTCGTCACTG TGCCCTTGGTGCGAAAAGCCTTGGTGAAGAAGTGTACAATAACTTTCTGGATCATACCTTCCTTGGTGATCGTAAAACAACCATACGTCAGTACTTTGAAAAGGTGGGTTCAAAGATAATGGAAGAAGAGCCACCTCAGTCTTTGAAAACCCGTTATGGCGGTTGA
- the LOC106766839 gene encoding uncharacterized protein LOC106766839 isoform X1: MAMAKTLPIHDLTHLSDFDALLSADDYISICGYGSLLSERSARSTFPNLVNFRIARLTGFRRLFNAVGALFFTHGVANIKTEEIAGLSVEPCEGETIILVVFEIKKTEIPAFIEREREYRFLAVVPQSLDGKPFTNPAVLCASYSDEEFFKFKCTEGKEKYFERYGKYKIHKIWRDDVLPCRVYLRHCALGAKSLGEEVYNNFLDHTFLGDRKTTIRQYFEKVGSKIMEEEPPQSLKTRYGG; the protein is encoded by the exons ATGGCTATGGCTAAAACCTTGCCCATTCATGATCTCACTCACCTCTCCGATTTCGATGCCTTACTCTCCGCAGACGATTACATCTCCATTTGCGGTTATGGTTCTCTTCTCTCAG aGAGAAGTGCCAGAAGCACTTTTCCCAACCTCGTTAACTTTCGAATCGCCCGCTTAACCGGATTCCGTCGTCTCTTCAACGCCGTTGGAGCCCTCTTTTTCACTCACGGTGTTGCCAATATCAAAACTGag GAAATTGCCGGGCTATCTGTTGAACCATGTGAAGGTGAAACaattattttagttgtttttgagATAAAGAAAACAGAG ATTCCAGCATTCATCGAAAGGGAACGCGAATATCGGTTTTTAGCT GTTGTTCCTCAATCACTAGATGGAAAGCCCTTTACCAATCCTGCA GTTCTCTGTGCTTCTTACAGTGATGAGGagttctttaaatttaaatgcacTG AGGGcaaggaaaaatattttgaacgGTATGGAAAGTATAAGATCCATAAGATCTGGCGGGATGATGTTTTGCCATGCCGTGTTTATCTTCGTCACTG TGCCCTTGGTGCGAAAAGCCTTGGTGAAGAAGTGTACAATAACTTTCTGGATCATACCTTCCTTGGTGATCGTAAAACAACCATACGTCAGTACTTTGAAAAGGTGGGTTCAAAGATAATGGAAGAAGAGCCACCTCAGTCTTTGAAAACCCGTTATGGCGGTTGA
- the LOC106766906 gene encoding probable protein phosphatase 2C 34, whose amino-acid sequence MVLFPSFVNGLARTVSIKKEKNCKREDGRPAAEELAKEARKSELLLSSSGVVRSTKAKNFASMFTNRGRKGVNQDRLLVWEEFGCQQDIMFCGVFDGHGPWGHFVAKRVKKLVPTILLCNWQENLAATSLDLDFKMEADRHIHGLNVWKQSYIKTYAAVDQDLKQQTGFDSFLSGTTALTIIKQGEYLITANIGDSRAVLATTSEDGTLTPHQLTTDFKPNLPQEAERITQCRGQVFSLEDEPGVYRVWMPNGKPPGLAISRALGDHCMKEFGLISVPDVTQTKITTMDQFVILATDGVWDVISNQEAVEIVSATPHKEKAAQKLVKCAIREWKRKKNGIAMDDMSAICLFFQSFPSQKTPAIKTVD is encoded by the exons ATGGTTCTTTTTCCATCTTTTGTGAATGGATTGGCAAGAACCGTGTCAATCAAGAAGGAGAAGAATTGTAAAAGGGAAGATGGAAGGCCAGCTGCAGAAGAATTGGCAAAGGAAGCAAGGAAGAGTGAACTGTTACTGAGTTCATCTGGAGTTGTTAGGTCGACAAAGGCCAAAAATTTTGCTTCTATGTTCACTAATAGGGGACGGAAAGGAGTGAATCAGGATCGTCTTCTTGTTTGGGAG GAATTTGGATGCCAACAAGACATTATGTTCTGTGGAGTTTTTGATGGGCATGGCCCTTGGGGACACTTTGTAGCAAAAAGGGTCAAGAAACTAGTGCCAACAATTTTGCTGTGCAATTGGCAAGAAAATCTGGCTGCAACGTCACTTGACCTGGATTTTAAGATGGAAGCAGACAGACATATCCATGGTTTGAACGTGTGGAAGCAGTCCTACATCAAGACTTATGCTGCTGTTGATCAGGATCTGAAGCAGCAAACCGGGTTCGATTCATTTCTTAGTGGCACAACAGCATTGACAATTATCAAACAG GGTGAATATCTTATTACAGCAAACATAGGTGATTCTAGGGCTGTCTTGGCAACCACTTCAGAGGATGGCACATTAACTCCACATCAGCTTACCACTGACTTCAAGCCAAATTTACCAC AGGAAGCTGAACGCATAACACAATGTAGAGGGCAGGTATTTAGTTTGGAAGATGAACCAGGAGTGTACAGGGTGTGGATGCCAAATGGTAAACCACCAGGACTAGCAATATCTAGAGCTTTAGGAGATCACTGCATGAAGGAATTTGGACTAATCTCTGTGCCTGATGtcacacaaacaaaaattacaaccaTGGATCAATTTGTCATATTGGCAACAGATGGG GTATGGGATGTTATATCCAATCAGGAAGCAGTGGAGATTGTTTCTGCAACACCACATAAAGAAAAAGCAGCTCAAAAGCTCGTTAAATGCGCCATACGTGAATGGAAGCGGAAGAAAAATGGCATTGCTATGGATGACATGTCAGCTATTTGCCTCTTCTTTCAGTCCTTCCCTTCTCAAAAAACCCCAGCCATTAAAACTGTTGATTAA